From Dreissena polymorpha isolate Duluth1 chromosome 15, UMN_Dpol_1.0, whole genome shotgun sequence, a single genomic window includes:
- the LOC127859582 gene encoding uncharacterized protein LOC127859582 — MALDSNDAILIGIIVTIVIIGLAGGITLVVFICMKWADHRKRLALAQPLPSRQRSRRRRIRVRHSSETIHIEEPPPYIETETDPPPPYSVVGTPATNSRRDGNTRGSQTGGLSPLPRHILSHSGRRRTSVFGSHLNTGTTNSPLATPASSMFRSSIFGTREHSASSNIRSVHMVHFESSANRIDAHSDVSYEVNTCHPITNISEVG, encoded by the exons ATGGCGCTAGATTCTAACGACGCAATCTTGATTGGTATAATAGTGACAATAGTAATCATAGGACTAGCtggggggataactcttgttgtGTTCATTTGCATGAAGTGGGCGGACCACCGGAAGCGCCTTGCTCTCGCCCAGCCTCTCCCGTCCCGACAGAGATCCCGTCGGCGCCGAATTAGGGTCCGACACAGCAGCGAGACCATTCATATAG AGGAGCCCCCACCGTACATAGAAACAGAAACGGATCCTCCGCCGCCGTACTCTGTCGTAGGCACGCCAGCAACCAACAGCCGACGGGATGGGAACACACGCGGCAGTCAGACCGGCGGGCTGAGTCCACTTCCGCGACACATATTGAGTCATTCCGGAAGAAGAAGAACCTCTGTGTTTGGCTCCCATCTCAATACCGGAACCACAAATTCCCCGCTGGCAACGCCTGCCAGCAGCATGTTCCGGTCCTCCATTTTTGGTACGCGAGAGCATTCTGCCTCATCGAATATACGATCTGTACATATGGTACATTTTGAGTCTAGTGCTAACCGTATTGACGCTCACTCTGATGTTTCATATGAAGTCAACACATGTCATCCCATAACAAACATAAGCGAAGTAGGTTAA